In one Ictalurus furcatus strain D&B chromosome 10, Billie_1.0, whole genome shotgun sequence genomic region, the following are encoded:
- the selenos gene encoding selenoprotein S: MEANDGAARIKPGADGETLQNQDLTFLQATVATFISQYGWYLLILCVGVYFLIQHLSKKRPSLNQSSASAVSQDPSSVVRRQEALEASRQKMQAELDAKAAEFKEKQQRLEEEKRRQKIEMWESMKEGKSYKGNNRLPQNNDEASTSTTTLKPKTDKKPLRSTGYNPLAGDGGGTCSWRPGRRGPSAGG; this comes from the exons ATGGAGGCAAACGACGGCGCTGCCAGAATAAAACCCGGAGCAGACGGAGAGACTCTGCAGAACCAGGATCTGACTTTTCTTCAGGCAACTG TTGCCACTTTCATTTCTCAGTATGGTTGGTACCTGTTGATCCTGTGTGTGGGAGTTTACTTCCTCATCCAGCATCTCAGTAAGAAGAGACCCAGCCTGAATCAGAGCTCAGCTTCAGCAGTCAGTCAGG aCCCATCGTCCGTGGTAAGACGTCAAGAGGCTCTGGAGGCTTCGCGCCAAAAAATGCAAGCAGAGCTCGACGCCAAAGCTGCAGAGTTTAAAGAGAAACAGCAGAGA ctggaggaggagaaaagacGACAGAAAATTGAGATGTGGGAGAGCATGAAAGAAGGGAAGAGTTATAAAGGAAACAACCGACTTCCTCAA AACAATGACGAGGCGTCCACTTCCACCACAACGCTGAAGCCAAAGACGGACAAAAAGCCTCTTCGGAGCACTG gTTATAATCCATTGGCCGGTGATGGAGGAGGGACTTGCTCATGGAGACCAGGCAGAAGAGGGCCTTCAGCTGGAGGATGA
- the snrpa1 gene encoding U2 small nuclear ribonucleoprotein A', with the protein MVKLSAELVEQAAQYTNPVRDRELDLRGYKIPVLENLGATLDQFDTIDFSDNEIRKLDGFPLLRRLKTVLMNNNRICRIGENLEHSLPNLKELILTSNNIQELGELDPLASVKTLTLLSLLRNPVTNKKHYRLYVINKLPQIRVLDFQKVKLKERQEAEKMFKGKRGAQLAKDIAKRTKTFTPGAGLQAEKVKSGPSAADVEAIKAAIANATSLAEVERLRGMLQSGQIPGRESRQGAQSMVEEEEEDEPEMGMQESVPMYNATGDAMEDDGVENGEEDMHVNGS; encoded by the exons ATGGTGAAGTTGTCGGCGGAGTTGGTCGAGCAGGCTGCTCAGTACACGAATCCGGTCCGAGACAGAGAGCTGGACCTCCGAG GTTATAAAATCCCGGTTTTGGAGAACCTCGGCGCCACTCTGGATCAGTTTGATACCATCGACTTTTCCGATAATGAGATCAGAAAGCTGGACGGATTTCCTCTGCTCAGGAGACTCAAAACTGTGCTGATGAACAACAACCGCATctg CCGGATCGGTGAAAATCTCGAGCACTCGTTGCCCAATCTTAAGGAGCTGATCCTTACAAGTAACAACATCCAAGAGCTG GGTGAGCTGGATCCTCTCGCTTCAGTAAAGACCTTGACTCTTCTCAG TCTCTTAAGGAACCCAGTAACCAACAAGAAGCATTACAGGCTGTATGTCATCAACAAACTTCCACAGATCCGCGTTCTGGATTTCCAGAAGGTGAAATTAAAG GAACGTCAAGAGGCTGAGAAAATGTTCAAAGGAAAACGGGGCGCTCAGCTTGCAAAGGATATTGCCAAGCGCACAAAAAC GTTCACGCCAGGAGCCGGACTGCAGGCTGAGAAAGTGAAATCGGGGCCTTCTGCGGCAGACGTGGAAGCCATTAAG GCTGCCATTGCAAATGCCACATCGCTGGCTGAGGTGGAGAGGTTGAGGGGAATGTTGCAGTCCGGTCAGATCCCCGGGAGGGAAAGCAGACAAG GTGCACAGAGCATGgttgaggaagaagaggaagatgagCCTGAAATGGGGATGCAGGAGTCTGTGCCGATGTACAATGCCACTGGGGATGCGATGGAAGATGATGGAGTGGAAAACGGAGAGGAAGACATGCACGTTAATGGATCGTAG